The following proteins are encoded in a genomic region of Trichoplusia ni isolate ovarian cell line Hi5 chromosome 18, tn1, whole genome shotgun sequence:
- the LOC113503108 gene encoding protein lingerer-like, whose protein sequence is MSLGARATKGGAKGGAKDGKHAQDTRKTTDKVQSKEKVKPQATTEQLRMAHMIDRKSEDASDVRRMVLELMEMTCRTEEEVCSALHDSDNDMVAACNLLLEESQRIQGEWQTSEKKKKKPPATAGNGEIEPPRDPRSRSGPRPRRGSGERGERGERGEGGWRGRGAARGRGGARGGRGGAARRARPARQCDVTITNLSTLPGGGNIADSFPTTEDWDNEEWSGSLSDTKADVLQVFTPSVNAQASPDGDAAPAGATEWEGAEANGPLEAHIPSYTYHNSAHLPHRDPMGMSGSLTAAQSQYLSQLTQQSQRHDNSVYTSNYGVYSSSDITSQRKPQRARVPPPSKIPSSAVEMPGGAEGAAMFLDVQFGALEPDHLQDAPHAPKPQAAAAPTPTEAVPHEQPAEPASYPAHAQHPQQQHVQQQQHAQQQHAQQQHVQQQHAQQQHAQQQHAQQQHAQQQHAQQVAQQHQQQHQQHTTTHSTHPTHTAPAALLNESLSVVESTPVSQPTTTEPAVTNTTSALEAQLSASIKQLSVSAGEAAAAPAPHALPAQPAHHAAAHPRPKTVGQQNVYAHHAVSHHPPVYGANVYAPQVNSTNASLTGASGMTATAYPSSVTLTQYQPMINSYQQTSSSGGVYGGSALYTAAPYTAYQPTAQPKGPPKDTPQYDSSVASSNSLTNTTTQTQTSTAKVATTTVVAGHGSGYAGGALYGAGATPAYAPYDDQIMRSTLPHHMVTSQGGYYEVGYGGRDATFGLSAGERFGRTDAASPQQVPAAALPPGYAYFAYQPPPTTYQYGVYPTYGGGSGVGAVGGVAAAGKVSSYSGAAYEPEYKAAGPYSHAAQPPKQPPAQDLNNAIYAKGHVALNKVNSYEKASFHSGTPPPFGGASHLYIPAPPHHHHHHAPQQHQMDVRVNSSHIRRESGAGGGRAAASKPAASKPSYSQSYWAPN, encoded by the exons ATGAGTTTGGGTGCGCGCGCCACCAAAGGTGGTGCAAAAGGGGGCGCCAAGGATGGCAAACACGCACAAGACACCCGGAAGACCACAGACAAAGTCCAGAGCAAGGAGAAGGTGAAACCACAG GCAACAACAGAACAGCTCCGAATGGCACACATGATCGATCGTAAAAGCGAAGACGCGTCTGACGTTCGAAGAATG GTGCTGGAGCTCATGGAGATGACGTGTCGCACGGAGGAGGAGGTGTGCTCGGCGTTGCACGACTCCGACAACGACATGGTGGCGGCCTGCAACCTGCTGCTCGAGGAGAGCCAGCGGATACAG gGCGAGTGGCAAACTagtgagaaaaagaaaaagaagccACCCGCTACTGCAGGCAATGGCGAAATAGAACCGCCACGGGACCCGCGCAGTCGCTCCGGTCCTAGGCCAC GGCGCGGGTCGGGCGAGCGCGGGgagcgcggcgagcgcggcgaGGGCGGCtggcgggggcgcggcgcggcgcgggggcgcgggggcgcgcgcggggggcgcgggggcgcggcccGCCGGGCGCGCCCCGCCCGCC aatgtgatgtCACAATAACTAACTTATCTACTCTCCCAGGTGGAGGCAACATCGCCGACTCGTTCCCCACCACAGAAGACTGGGACAACGAGGAGTGGTCCGGATCTCTCTCAGACACCAAG GCTGACGTGTTGCAGGTGTTCACGCCCAGCGTCAACGCGCAGGCCTCGCCCGACGGCGACGCCGCGCCCGCCGGCGCCACC GAGTGGGAGGGCGCGGAGGCCAACGGGCCGCTGGAGGCGCACATCCCGAGCTACACCTACCACAACAGCGCGCATCTGCCGCACAGAGAC CCAATGGGAATGTCTGGCAGTTTGACAGCCGCACAGTCGCAGTATCTGTCGCAACTCACGCAACAATCGCAGAGGCACGACAATA GTGTATACACATCGAACTACGGCGTGTACAGCTCATCAGACATCACCAGCCAAAGGAAACCGCAGCGAGCGCGAGTGCCGCCACCTTCAAAG ATCCCGTCGTCGGCGGTGGAGATGCCGGGCGGCGCGGAGGGCGCGGCCATGTTCCTGGACGTGCAGTTCGGCGCGCTCGAGCCCGACCATCTGCAGgacgcgccgcacgcgcccaAGCCC CAGGCAGCAGCAGCGCCCACGCCTACAGAAGCAGTGCCACACGAGCAGCCAGCCGAACCGGCGTCGTACCCCGCGCACGCGCAGCATCCGCAGCAGCAACACGTGCAGCAGCAGCAACACGCGCAGCAGCAGCACGCGCAACAGCAACACGTGCAACAGCAACATGCGCAGCAGCAGCACGCGCAACAACAGCACGCGCAACAACAGCACGCGCAGCAACAGCACGCGCAGCAAGTCGCGCAGCAGCATCAGCAGCAACACCAGCAGCACACCACCACACACTCCACGCATCCCACTCACACAGCCCCTGCTGCGCTC TTAAACGAGAGCTTATCAGTAGTGGAATCAACTCCAGTCAGTCAACCTACAACTACGGAACCTGCAGTCACAAACACAACGT CGGCGCTAGAGGCACAGCTGTCGGCGTCCATCAAGCAGCTGTCGGTGTCCGCGGGCGAggcggcggccgcgcccgcgccgcacgcgcTGCCCGCGCAGCCCGCGCACCACGCCGCCGCGCACCCGCGCCCCAAG ACTGTCGGACAACAGAACGTTTACGCACACCACGCAGTGTCGCATCACCCGCCCGTATACGGAGCTAACGTGTATGCGCCACAG GTGAACTCTACGAACGCGTCGCTGACGGGCGCGTCGGGCATGACGGCCACGGCCTACCCCTCCAGCGTCACGCTCACACAGTACCAGCCCATGATCAACTCCTACCAG CAGACGTCGTCGTCCGGCGGCGTGTACGGCGGCAGCGCCCTGTACACGGCCGCGCCCTACACGGCCTACCAGCCCACCGCGCAGCCCAAGGGCCCGCCCAAGGACACGCCGCAG TACGACAGTTCAGTAGCGTCAAGTAATAGCTTAACGAACACGACAACACAAACGCAAACCTCCACAGCCAAAGTAGCGACCACGACag TGGTAGCGGGCCACGGGTCGGGCTACGCGGGCGGCGCGCTCTACGGCGCGGGCGCTACGCCGGCCTACGCGCCCTACGACGACCAGATCATGCGATCCACGCTGCCCCATCATATGGTAACAagt CAGGGCGGCTACTACGAGGTGGGCTACGGCGGGCGCGACGCCACGTTCGGGCTCAGCGCCGGCGAGCGCTTCGGCAGGACCGACGCCGCCTCGCCGCAACAG GTGCCGGCGGCAGCGCTCCCTCCGGGCTACGCGTACTTCGCGTACCAACCCCCGCCCACCACCTACCAGTACGGTGTCTATCCTACG TACGGCGGCGGCTCGGGCGTGGGCGCGGTGGGCGGCGTGGCGGCGGCCGGCAAGGTGTCGTCCTACTCGGGCGCGGCCTACGAGCCCGAGTACAAGGCGGCCGGGCCCTACTCGCACGCCGCGCAGCCGCCCAAGCAGCCGCCCGCGCAGGACCTCAACAACGCCATCTACGCCAAGGGCCACGTCGCGCTCAACAAGGTCAAC AGCTACGAGAAGGCGTCGTTCCACAGCGGCACGCCGCCCCCGTTCGGCGGCGCCTCGCACCTGTACATCCCCGCGCCGCcgcaccaccaccaccaccacgcGCCGCAGCAGCACCAG ATGGATGTACGGGTGAACAGTAGTCATATTAGGCGG GAGAGCGGTGCGGGCGGCGGACGAGCGGCCGCCAGCAAGCCCGCGGCGAGCAAGCCGAGCTACTCGCAGTCCTACTGGGCGCCTAACTAG
- the LOC113502825 gene encoding uncharacterized protein LOC113502825 isoform X2 → MSLLEDVFLQDEADEAQELERVIEGDEYDERPRSRSATPEEDENVIGEDEAEDKRRVEPTSSKTKRVIKNPRFILNPARLTGPRGIQVIREHFKDFKFKGKGHEKEDLDMVLKKLEHWAYRLYPKFQFEDCLKKIEALGRKRPVMVHLSKIRSDQILTEETVVQKDSSDEETQNEPPQEEDEFDKLLQQQIEIARATPAPGSVKKVMDTPRQERSPFTMPKATSSPSISDEQKERMIRNRKLAEERRLARLEKLATEASKPPSINIVDADGITTEHNITKKNRSNVIDSSDEECNVTAVNQSVSVDMHANTSHSHDKEANKSIESKNTEAEQTLDVDMDISDKVNSLQTNREQITGQENVSDKKTLNNGENGDIPVNNIEDMTDRDKLGMSNGENGGKVDLHNVSDKGDILTDVVEGMTDNDKVNDDIDLGIGTNKGENSSNNVKEYQETDETNKELANHDDISIINTKEPEISEEHSANISNNENRVQSQSEDEILNEIIEEPEKMVTKNVQTAFTQSTSGNNKDMIENVNTAEVEDIMDVDFSDDF, encoded by the exons atGTCTCTCCTTGAAGATGTTTTCCTACAAGATGAAGCTGATGAGGCACAGGAGCTGGAGAGAGTGATCGAAGGTGATGAATATGATGAGAGGCCTCGTTCCAGGTCTGCAACTCCTGAAGAAGATGAAAATGTTATTGGAGAGGATGAAGCAG AGGATAAAAGACGAGTTGAACCTACTTCCAGTAAAACTAAGAGAGTGATCAAGAACCCTAGGTTTATATTAAACCCAGCAAGGTTAACTGGCCCCAGAGGTATACAAGTAATCCGTGAGCACTTCAAGGACTTTAAATTTAAAG GCAAGGGCCATGAAAAGGAAGACCTTGACATGGTTCTAAAGAAACTGGAGCATTGGGCTTATAGGCTGTACCCCAAGTTCCAGTTTGAAGACTGCTTGAAGAAAATTGAAGCTCTTGGCAGAAAGAGACCAGTTATG GTACACCTCAGTAAAATCCGAAGCGACCAAATCCTGACTGAAGAGACAGTTGTCCAAAAAGACTCAAGTGATGAAGAAACTCAGAATGAACCACCACAAGAAGAGGATGAGTTTGACAAGTTGCTGCAGCAGCAGATAGAGATAGCCCGGGCTACACCTGCACCAGGGTCTGTTAAAAAGGTCATGGATACACCCAGACAGGAAAG ATCACCATTCACAATGCCGAAAGCAACATCATCGCCATCAATAAGCGACGAACAGAAAGAAAGAATGATAAGAAACAGAAAACTAGCTGAAGAGAGGCGACTGGCACGACTAGAGAAGCTTGCTACAGAGGCAAGTAAACCTCCAAGTATTAACATAGTTGATGCAGATGGAATTACTACAGAACATAATATCACTAAGAAGAACAGATCTAATGTTATAGACAGTTCAGATGAGGAATGTAATGTAACTGCTGTTAATCAGTCTGTGTCTGTTGATATGCATGCTAATACTAGTCATAGTCACGATAAAGAAGCAAACAAGAGTATTGAAAGCAAGAACACTGAGGCAGAACAAACTTTAGATGTAGATATGGATATTAGTGATAAAGTTAACTCTTTACAAACCAATCGTGAACAAATTACTGGTCAAGAGAATGTTAgtgataaaaaaactttaaataatggAGAAAATGGTGATATAccagtaaataatattgaagaCATGACTGACAGAGACAAATTAGGTATGAGTAATGGGGAAAATGGTGGTAAAGTTGATCTTCATAATGTAAGTGATAAAGGTGATATACTAACAGATGTTGTTGAAGGTATGACTGACAATGATAAGGTTAATGATGATATTGATCTTGGAATAGGTACAAATAAGGGAGAAAATAGTAGTAATAATGTTAAAGAATATCAAGAAACTGATGAAACTAACAAAGAATTAGCAAATCATGATgatatatcaataataaatacaaaagaaccAGAAATATCTGAAGAACATTCTGCTAATATAAGTAATAATGAAAACCGAGTTCAATCACAGTCAGAAGATGAAATACTTAATGAAATTATAGAAGAACCTGAAAAAATGGTTACAAAAAATGTACAGACTGCATTCACACAATCTACTTCAGgaaataataaagatatgaTTGAAAATGTTAATACAGCTGAAGTCGAAGATATTATGGATGTGGATTTCAGTgatgatttttaa
- the LOC113502825 gene encoding uncharacterized protein LOC113502825 isoform X1 — MSLLEDVFLQDEADEAQELERVIEGDEYDERPRSRSATPEEDENVIGEDEAEEDKRRVEPTSSKTKRVIKNPRFILNPARLTGPRGIQVIREHFKDFKFKGKGHEKEDLDMVLKKLEHWAYRLYPKFQFEDCLKKIEALGRKRPVMVHLSKIRSDQILTEETVVQKDSSDEETQNEPPQEEDEFDKLLQQQIEIARATPAPGSVKKVMDTPRQERSPFTMPKATSSPSISDEQKERMIRNRKLAEERRLARLEKLATEASKPPSINIVDADGITTEHNITKKNRSNVIDSSDEECNVTAVNQSVSVDMHANTSHSHDKEANKSIESKNTEAEQTLDVDMDISDKVNSLQTNREQITGQENVSDKKTLNNGENGDIPVNNIEDMTDRDKLGMSNGENGGKVDLHNVSDKGDILTDVVEGMTDNDKVNDDIDLGIGTNKGENSSNNVKEYQETDETNKELANHDDISIINTKEPEISEEHSANISNNENRVQSQSEDEILNEIIEEPEKMVTKNVQTAFTQSTSGNNKDMIENVNTAEVEDIMDVDFSDDF, encoded by the exons atGTCTCTCCTTGAAGATGTTTTCCTACAAGATGAAGCTGATGAGGCACAGGAGCTGGAGAGAGTGATCGAAGGTGATGAATATGATGAGAGGCCTCGTTCCAGGTCTGCAACTCCTGAAGAAGATGAAAATGTTATTGGAGAGGATGAAGCAG aaGAGGATAAAAGACGAGTTGAACCTACTTCCAGTAAAACTAAGAGAGTGATCAAGAACCCTAGGTTTATATTAAACCCAGCAAGGTTAACTGGCCCCAGAGGTATACAAGTAATCCGTGAGCACTTCAAGGACTTTAAATTTAAAG GCAAGGGCCATGAAAAGGAAGACCTTGACATGGTTCTAAAGAAACTGGAGCATTGGGCTTATAGGCTGTACCCCAAGTTCCAGTTTGAAGACTGCTTGAAGAAAATTGAAGCTCTTGGCAGAAAGAGACCAGTTATG GTACACCTCAGTAAAATCCGAAGCGACCAAATCCTGACTGAAGAGACAGTTGTCCAAAAAGACTCAAGTGATGAAGAAACTCAGAATGAACCACCACAAGAAGAGGATGAGTTTGACAAGTTGCTGCAGCAGCAGATAGAGATAGCCCGGGCTACACCTGCACCAGGGTCTGTTAAAAAGGTCATGGATACACCCAGACAGGAAAG ATCACCATTCACAATGCCGAAAGCAACATCATCGCCATCAATAAGCGACGAACAGAAAGAAAGAATGATAAGAAACAGAAAACTAGCTGAAGAGAGGCGACTGGCACGACTAGAGAAGCTTGCTACAGAGGCAAGTAAACCTCCAAGTATTAACATAGTTGATGCAGATGGAATTACTACAGAACATAATATCACTAAGAAGAACAGATCTAATGTTATAGACAGTTCAGATGAGGAATGTAATGTAACTGCTGTTAATCAGTCTGTGTCTGTTGATATGCATGCTAATACTAGTCATAGTCACGATAAAGAAGCAAACAAGAGTATTGAAAGCAAGAACACTGAGGCAGAACAAACTTTAGATGTAGATATGGATATTAGTGATAAAGTTAACTCTTTACAAACCAATCGTGAACAAATTACTGGTCAAGAGAATGTTAgtgataaaaaaactttaaataatggAGAAAATGGTGATATAccagtaaataatattgaagaCATGACTGACAGAGACAAATTAGGTATGAGTAATGGGGAAAATGGTGGTAAAGTTGATCTTCATAATGTAAGTGATAAAGGTGATATACTAACAGATGTTGTTGAAGGTATGACTGACAATGATAAGGTTAATGATGATATTGATCTTGGAATAGGTACAAATAAGGGAGAAAATAGTAGTAATAATGTTAAAGAATATCAAGAAACTGATGAAACTAACAAAGAATTAGCAAATCATGATgatatatcaataataaatacaaaagaaccAGAAATATCTGAAGAACATTCTGCTAATATAAGTAATAATGAAAACCGAGTTCAATCACAGTCAGAAGATGAAATACTTAATGAAATTATAGAAGAACCTGAAAAAATGGTTACAAAAAATGTACAGACTGCATTCACACAATCTACTTCAGgaaataataaagatatgaTTGAAAATGTTAATACAGCTGAAGTCGAAGATATTATGGATGTGGATTTCAGTgatgatttttaa